CATTGTAAAATTGCCGGAGAACCTCTTTAAATCAAGAAATCTTGAATTTCTGAATGTAAGCGGCAACAATATCACAGAAATTTCATCCCGAATAAAAGGATTAAAGAATATCGTCAGCATGAACCTGGCTAACAATAATTTGAAAGATATTCCTGTAGAAATCAAACAGCTGAAAAATCTGAAAACATTGATTCTTACAGGAAATCCTATAGAGAAAAATAAAATTGAAAATTTAAAAACCTCACTGCCGGAAACCCAGATCTATTTCTAGATTTATCCGCCAACACGTTTGGTTTTATATCCCATTTCTTTAAGGATATTCATGATTTTATCACGGTTATCCCCCTGAATGATAATCGTTCCATCCTTCTCAGAACCGCCTATTCCTAAGGTGGTTTTTATTTTCTTTGAGATTTTTTTCAGGTCTTCCTCACTGCCTTCCCAGCCTTCAACAACCGTTACCGGCTTACCATTTCTCCCTTTTTTTTCAAATTTGCATACTAAAGGTTCCTTTTGCTTGAATTGTTCCTCAGGCATTTCAAAATCCTGCTCATCATGATCAGGAAAA
This genomic window from Chryseobacterium sp. MEBOG06 contains:
- a CDS encoding translation initiation factor, which gives rise to MDLRDQLKNLFPDHDEQDFEMPEEQFKQKEPLVCKFEKKGRNGKPVTVVEGWEGSEEDLKKISKKIKTTLGIGGSEKDGTIIIQGDNRDKIMNILKEMGYKTKRVGG